A window from Methanobacterium sp. encodes these proteins:
- a CDS encoding transcriptional regulator produces MRPPCEIVVWYVIPSIRAELAKELLRLGMKQKQISELLDITQPAVSQYISDKRGHGIKFDDHTQNMIRIFARDLMDQDLNQTDIIRRICEICKNVKAEEIVCQLHKEKDKIPSSCDACMGSKREIYMDYCI; encoded by the coding sequence ATGAGGCCGCCATGTGAAATAGTTGTATGGTATGTAATTCCAAGTATAAGGGCTGAATTAGCAAAGGAATTACTAAGATTAGGTATGAAACAAAAACAAATTTCTGAATTGCTGGATATAACTCAGCCAGCAGTTTCACAGTATATAAGTGATAAAAGGGGGCATGGAATTAAATTCGATGACCATACTCAGAATATGATCAGGATTTTTGCAAGGGACTTAATGGATCAGGATCTAAATCAAACCGATATAATCAGAAGAATCTGTGAAATATGTAAAAATGTTAAAGCAGAAGAAATTGTATGCCAGCTGCATAAAGAAAAGGATAAGATTCCTTCAAGTTGTGATGCCTGCATGGGATCAAAAAGAGAGATATACATGGATTACTGCATTTAA
- a CDS encoding O-acetylhomoserine aminocarboxypropyltransferase/cysteine synthase family protein, with amino-acid sequence MTEEKKKFGLSTLGLHIGQEEPDPATGARAVPIYQTSSYVFNDTEHAANLFALKEFGNIYTRIMNPTNDVFEKRIAAIEGGNAALAVGSGQAATTFSLLNLSLPGDEIVSANNLYGGTYQLFNYTFPELGRKVNFVESTDLKAFEDAITDKTKAIFAESIGNPKLDVPDYEGIAEIAHENGIPFIVDNTTGIGLVKPLEQGADITVLSATKFIGGHGTSIGGVIVDAGRFDWSNGKFPQYTEPDPSYHGLVYWDVFGDFPGLGNIAYIIRARVRLLRDIGAALSPFNGFLFLQGLETLDLRVKQHSKNAFEVAKFLKEHPAVNWVNYPGFEDDPSHKIASKYLKDGYGALIGFGIKGGLEAGKQFIENVKLLSHLANIGDSKSLVIHPASTTHQQLTPKEQETTGVTQDFIRLSIGIENVEDIIADIDQALSSIDISE; translated from the coding sequence ATGACAGAAGAAAAAAAGAAATTTGGTTTAAGCACATTGGGATTACACATAGGACAGGAAGAACCTGATCCTGCAACCGGGGCAAGGGCGGTGCCAATTTATCAGACATCGTCCTATGTTTTTAATGATACTGAGCATGCAGCAAATCTTTTTGCTTTAAAGGAATTTGGAAACATATACACAAGGATAATGAACCCAACTAACGACGTATTTGAAAAAAGAATAGCAGCAATAGAAGGGGGTAATGCTGCATTAGCAGTAGGTTCAGGGCAAGCAGCCACCACATTCTCACTTCTAAATCTTAGTTTACCTGGAGATGAAATAGTTTCAGCCAACAATTTGTATGGTGGAACATATCAGCTTTTCAACTACACATTCCCGGAATTAGGCAGAAAAGTAAATTTTGTAGAATCAACCGATTTAAAAGCATTTGAAGATGCAATCACCGACAAAACTAAGGCAATTTTTGCTGAATCAATAGGAAACCCAAAATTAGATGTGCCTGATTACGAGGGAATTGCTGAAATAGCTCATGAAAATGGAATTCCATTTATTGTTGATAATACCACCGGAATAGGGCTTGTAAAACCTCTTGAACAGGGGGCAGACATAACAGTCCTATCTGCAACCAAATTCATTGGTGGACACGGTACCTCTATTGGAGGCGTAATAGTTGACGCTGGTAGATTTGATTGGAGTAACGGTAAATTCCCACAATACACAGAACCAGACCCCAGTTATCATGGATTAGTTTACTGGGACGTATTTGGAGACTTTCCAGGGCTTGGAAACATTGCCTATATTATCAGGGCAAGAGTAAGACTTTTGCGTGATATCGGGGCGGCTTTAAGCCCTTTTAATGGTTTCTTATTCTTACAGGGGCTTGAAACACTGGATTTAAGAGTAAAACAGCATTCCAAAAACGCATTTGAAGTTGCAAAATTCCTTAAAGAACATCCTGCTGTAAACTGGGTTAACTATCCTGGATTTGAAGATGACCCCTCCCACAAGATCGCTTCTAAATATTTAAAAGATGGTTATGGTGCACTTATAGGATTCGGTATTAAAGGAGGATTAGAAGCTGGAAAACAGTTCATTGAAAACGTGAAACTCCTCTCACACCTTGCAAATATTGGAGATTCCAAAAGTTTAGTAATACACCCGGCTTCAACAACTCACCAGCAGCTAACTCCAAAAGAACAGGAAACAACAGGAGTAACACAGGATTTTATCCGGTTATCCATTGGAATTGAAAATGTTGAAGATATAATTGCAGATATTGATCAGGCACTTTCCAGTATTGATATCAGTGAATGA
- the cysE gene encoding serine O-acetyltransferase — MFERIREDIEMVLLRDPAARSKLEIILTYPGLHAIWFYRIANWFWIHGHLFTGRFISALARLLTGIEIHPGAKIGRRVFIDHGMGVVVGETAIIGDDVLIYQGVVLGGTSLERKKRHPTIGSGVVIGSGAKLIGNIEIGDCSKIGAGSVVLRSAPKGSTIVGIPGRNVKEERKCAIDLDHGQLPDPIAEVIKLILERQDEMENQIRALGLATTTRSSELFKRKSEIEEIFSEGAGI, encoded by the coding sequence ATGTTTGAAAGGATACGTGAAGATATAGAAATGGTTCTTTTAAGAGATCCAGCTGCAAGAAGCAAATTAGAGATAATTCTCACCTATCCTGGACTCCATGCTATATGGTTTTACAGAATAGCTAATTGGTTCTGGATTCATGGTCATTTATTCACCGGCAGGTTTATATCTGCCTTAGCCCGCCTCCTAACAGGTATTGAAATACACCCGGGGGCAAAAATTGGAAGAAGAGTTTTCATTGACCATGGGATGGGTGTTGTAGTTGGAGAAACTGCAATAATAGGCGATGATGTGCTGATCTATCAGGGAGTGGTGCTTGGTGGAACAAGCCTTGAGCGGAAAAAAAGGCATCCAACAATTGGAAGTGGAGTTGTAATTGGTTCTGGAGCTAAACTAATAGGTAATATTGAAATAGGGGACTGCTCTAAAATCGGTGCAGGTTCAGTGGTTTTAAGATCAGCGCCCAAAGGATCCACAATAGTTGGAATTCCTGGAAGAAATGTTAAAGAAGAGCGTAAGTGCGCTATAGATCTGGATCACGGGCAATTGCCAGACCCTATTGCCGAAGTTATTAAACTCATTTTAGAGCGCCAGGATGAGATGGAAAATCAGATCAGGGCTCTTGGATTGGCTACAACTACCAGATCGAGTGAATTATTTAAAAGAAAGTCTGAAATTGAAGAAATATTTTCAGAAGGTGCAGGTATATGA
- the cysK gene encoding cysteine synthase A, protein MVKIPELRRGIANDTTELIGNTPLVRLNRITEGVNADIVAKLESFNPLGSVKDRIGVSMIEAAEEAGALNDDSVLIEPTSGNTGIALAFVAAAKGYKLILTMPDTMSVERRKLLATFGAEIVLTPGANGMPGAVAKAEELAKEIPNAVLPQQFKNPANPKIHRETTAEEIWRDTDGEVDFLVSGIGTGGTLTGVAEVIKTRNPDFKAVAVEPATSPVLSGGAKGPHKIQGIGAGFVPEVLRTDLIDEIIQVKDEDAGHALLRLAREEGILAGISSGAATFAALELAKREENEGKRIVVILPDTGERYLSVEWVFEEIYKPYNEKIPRI, encoded by the coding sequence ATGGTAAAAATACCTGAATTAAGAAGAGGAATTGCAAACGATACAACTGAATTAATAGGTAATACTCCACTTGTAAGGCTAAACAGAATTACAGAAGGAGTAAATGCAGATATTGTAGCAAAACTTGAATCTTTCAATCCTTTAGGGAGCGTGAAGGACAGAATTGGAGTTTCTATGATTGAAGCTGCAGAAGAAGCCGGAGCTTTAAATGATGACTCTGTTTTAATTGAGCCTACAAGCGGAAACACCGGAATTGCACTGGCATTTGTGGCTGCAGCTAAAGGTTACAAGCTAATACTAACCATGCCTGACACAATGTCTGTAGAAAGGAGAAAGCTTTTAGCAACATTTGGTGCAGAAATAGTTCTAACACCGGGTGCAAATGGTATGCCTGGTGCAGTAGCAAAGGCAGAAGAGCTTGCAAAAGAAATTCCAAATGCAGTACTGCCACAGCAATTTAAAAACCCTGCAAACCCAAAAATACACAGAGAAACCACTGCAGAAGAAATCTGGAGAGATACAGACGGTGAAGTGGACTTTCTGGTTTCTGGTATAGGGACTGGGGGAACACTCACCGGGGTTGCTGAGGTAATAAAGACAAGAAATCCTGATTTCAAGGCAGTTGCGGTTGAACCTGCAACTTCTCCAGTATTATCTGGAGGAGCCAAAGGGCCTCATAAAATTCAGGGTATAGGTGCAGGATTTGTCCCGGAAGTTCTTAGAACTGACCTGATTGATGAAATCATCCAGGTTAAAGATGAAGATGCTGGACATGCATTACTTCGACTTGCAAGAGAAGAAGGAATACTTGCAGGTATTTCATCAGGTGCTGCAACATTTGCCGCTCTTGAACTTGCAAAAAGGGAAGAAAATGAGGGTAAAAGGATAGTTGTGATACTTCCAGATACTGGAGAAAGATATTTAAGTGTGGAATGGGTATTTGAAGAGATATATAAACCATACAATGAAAAAATCCCACGGATATAA
- the cysS gene encoding cysteine--tRNA ligase, with protein MKIYNTMTRKKEEFKPINENRIKMFVCGPTVYDKSHIGHGRTYIAFDVIARYLKYKGCSVFYLQNITDIDDKIIKRANELKVPPLKLAKEFEELYFHDMEVLGVNSVNYYARAMEHLNEIIDQIQRLIDKNFAYETPTGVYFDESRFEDFGNLSKRNIEELDVHRISPDPTKRHPGDFALWKKRSDDPAWDSPWGRGRPGWHIEDTAISETYFGGQFDIHGGGLDLIFPHHEAEIAQMESATGKKPMVKYWMHTGFLNVSGEKMSKSLGNFITIEELLREYDPQVFRYFVLSTHYRSPIDFSSEALHQSQNSLKRIHKLMETIDEILETDMDEKSENDVKYIKLLENTKKEFLKAMDNDFNTPVALSVLFNFIRDINKGINEEDISKNIFKEIKNLLNELGNILGLNFSVESTESYLQEELVNILVDVREKLRENKNYELADEIRSRLRDVGINLEDK; from the coding sequence ATGAAAATATACAACACCATGACCCGTAAAAAAGAAGAATTTAAGCCTATAAACGAAAACAGGATAAAAATGTTTGTATGCGGGCCAACAGTTTATGATAAGTCACATATAGGGCATGGGAGAACTTATATAGCTTTTGATGTTATAGCAAGATACCTCAAGTATAAAGGATGCAGCGTTTTTTACCTGCAAAATATTACAGATATTGACGATAAAATAATTAAAAGAGCAAATGAACTCAAAGTACCGCCATTAAAGCTTGCTAAAGAATTTGAAGAGCTCTACTTTCACGATATGGAGGTACTGGGAGTAAACAGTGTCAATTACTATGCCCGGGCAATGGAACATCTAAATGAAATCATCGACCAGATTCAAAGATTAATAGATAAAAATTTTGCTTACGAAACTCCAACAGGAGTTTATTTTGATGAATCTCGTTTTGAAGACTTTGGAAATCTTTCAAAGAGAAATATTGAAGAGCTGGATGTTCATAGAATTAGCCCGGATCCTACCAAAAGACATCCGGGGGATTTCGCACTCTGGAAAAAGAGAAGTGATGACCCTGCCTGGGATTCTCCATGGGGCCGGGGGAGACCTGGCTGGCATATTGAAGACACTGCAATATCTGAAACTTATTTTGGAGGCCAGTTTGATATTCATGGAGGAGGACTGGACTTAATATTCCCTCATCATGAGGCTGAAATCGCTCAAATGGAATCTGCAACAGGTAAAAAACCAATGGTAAAATACTGGATGCACACTGGCTTTTTAAATGTCAGCGGAGAGAAAATGTCCAAATCCCTTGGAAACTTCATCACCATTGAAGAGCTGCTGAGGGAATATGACCCCCAGGTCTTTAGATACTTCGTTCTTTCTACCCATTACAGGAGTCCCATTGATTTTAGTAGTGAAGCACTTCATCAGTCCCAAAATAGCTTAAAAAGAATTCATAAACTGATGGAAACTATAGATGAGATTTTAGAGACGGATATGGATGAAAAAAGCGAAAATGACGTGAAATACATTAAACTATTAGAAAATACCAAAAAAGAATTCCTGAAAGCAATGGACAACGATTTTAATACACCTGTTGCGCTTTCAGTACTTTTTAATTTTATAAGAGATATAAATAAAGGGATTAATGAAGAAGACATCTCCAAAAACATATTTAAAGAAATAAAAAATTTACTTAACGAACTTGGAAATATCTTAGGGCTTAATTTTTCAGTTGAATCAACTGAAAGCTATTTACAGGAGGAGCTTGTTAACATTCTTGTTGATGTAAGGGAAAAGCTCCGTGAAAATAAAAATTATGAACTTGCAGATGAAATAAGAAGCAGATTACGCGATGTGGGCATTAACTTAGAGGATAAATAA
- a CDS encoding NifB/NifX family molybdenum-iron cluster-binding protein produces the protein MVFISIKVAVASSDGKFVNQHFGKARQFLVVEIKDDGTYEFLERRENVPSCNPTGESTTADTIELILDVEAVLVSHIGPGAADKLIAHGIQPIIIPMLIDDALKKVYALMQESEGRNEDEPL, from the coding sequence GTGGTTTTTATATCAATTAAAGTAGCAGTTGCAAGTAGCGATGGAAAATTTGTAAATCAGCATTTTGGTAAAGCCCGGCAGTTTTTAGTCGTTGAAATTAAAGACGATGGCACTTATGAATTTCTGGAGCGTCGTGAAAATGTTCCTTCATGCAATCCTACAGGTGAAAGTACAACTGCAGATACAATAGAATTGATTTTAGATGTTGAAGCAGTACTTGTTAGCCATATAGGTCCTGGAGCTGCAGATAAACTCATTGCACATGGAATTCAGCCTATAATTATACCTATGCTGATTGATGATGCGTTAAAGAAAGTTTATGCATTGATGCAGGAAAGCGAGGGCAGAAATGAAGATGAACCATTATAA